A part of Desulfobacter sp. genomic DNA contains:
- the mrcB gene encoding penicillin-binding protein 1B, translating into MKRLLRFILVLGVAAAGAAGFIYYNHFDTLVQTRFQGRLWELPARVYARPMEVYEGMHLDSGRFEKELALMGYRRAAGEKPEAPGTYQRTGSLFRLYLRAFDFGDEKCDPRRIRFRIKEGVVDGLQRPGKLSAADSHADLARLDPVVIGSFYPDSKEDRILVDLDAFPPLLAKAIVAVEDRNFYTHHGIDPKSVLRAVAVNLKKGRLTQGASTLTQQLARNFFLTREKTLTRKVNEAVTALALERRFSKEDILEAYMNEVYLGQDGRLAIHGFGLASQFYFGKSPQSLQPREIALLVGLLKGPSAYHPRRHPKAARARRDVVLHVMAGQGLISDKILKKALAAPLGVVEKEARGHSPFPYYLDLVKRRLMTEYHEADLKTMGLRIFTALDPQVQLAAEAGTAGFLKGRNRHLDAGVVVTSLATNEIQALVGGKDFRYKGFNRALDARRPIGSLVKPAIYLTALLQPEAYTMLTPLDDGAVAVENPDGSIWRPQNFDRQFHGQVRLYRALVNSYNTSAVRLGMALGLDRIGATLEKMGYTPRGTLLPSMLLGSLEMSPMQVAQLYHCLAAGGFYIPAKSIRAVYTPRGQALSRYPLSIDQRLDPGAVFLVSKILQAVVDQGSGRSLEKWMPKSMGTAGKTGTTNDLRDSWFAGFTGSRLAVAWTGRDDNKPAGLTGASGALQIFGRVMSRVSNTPLVLSAPENIEWAAVDMVSGMVTDPDCPGAVAVPFIKGSGPVQYRPCSYRRTAGGQRRSPSRPVPEKVKPKYLIDWLKEIF; encoded by the coding sequence ATGAAAAGATTGCTGCGGTTTATTTTAGTGTTGGGTGTTGCGGCGGCCGGGGCCGCAGGATTTATATATTACAACCATTTTGACACCCTGGTGCAGACACGGTTCCAGGGACGGCTGTGGGAACTGCCGGCCCGGGTCTACGCCCGGCCCATGGAAGTGTACGAGGGCATGCACCTGGATTCCGGCCGGTTTGAAAAGGAACTGGCCCTGATGGGATACCGGAGGGCAGCGGGGGAAAAACCAGAGGCCCCCGGCACCTATCAGAGAACGGGAAGCTTGTTCCGCCTGTATTTGCGTGCCTTTGATTTCGGCGATGAAAAATGTGATCCCCGGCGGATCCGGTTCCGGATCAAAGAGGGGGTGGTGGACGGGCTCCAGCGGCCGGGCAAATTGTCCGCTGCTGATTCCCATGCCGATTTGGCCCGGCTGGACCCTGTGGTCATCGGCAGCTTTTATCCTGATTCTAAGGAAGACAGGATTCTGGTTGACCTGGATGCGTTTCCCCCGCTTCTGGCCAAGGCCATTGTGGCAGTGGAGGACCGTAATTTTTACACCCACCATGGCATCGACCCCAAATCCGTACTCCGGGCCGTGGCCGTAAACCTGAAAAAGGGGCGGCTCACCCAGGGGGCGTCCACCCTGACCCAGCAGTTGGCCCGCAATTTTTTCCTGACCCGGGAGAAGACCCTCACCCGCAAGGTCAACGAGGCCGTCACCGCATTGGCCCTGGAGCGAAGGTTTTCCAAGGAGGACATCCTGGAAGCCTATATGAATGAAGTCTATCTGGGACAGGACGGCAGGCTGGCGATCCACGGGTTCGGTCTGGCCTCACAATTTTATTTCGGGAAATCCCCCCAAAGCCTGCAGCCCCGGGAAATCGCCCTGCTGGTGGGCTTGCTCAAGGGGCCGTCGGCCTATCATCCCCGGCGCCATCCCAAGGCGGCCCGGGCCCGACGCGATGTGGTCCTCCATGTCATGGCCGGCCAAGGGCTGATTTCAGATAAGATTCTCAAAAAAGCCCTGGCCGCTCCTTTAGGGGTTGTAGAAAAAGAAGCCAGGGGGCATTCTCCATTCCCCTATTATTTGGATCTGGTCAAGCGCCGGCTGATGACGGAGTACCATGAGGCAGATCTGAAAACCATGGGACTGAGGATATTTACGGCCCTGGATCCCCAGGTCCAGCTGGCAGCGGAGGCGGGCACCGCCGGATTCCTGAAAGGACGGAACCGTCATCTGGACGCCGGGGTGGTGGTCACCTCCCTGGCCACCAATGAGATCCAGGCCCTGGTGGGTGGAAAGGACTTCAGGTACAAGGGATTCAACCGGGCCCTGGATGCCCGGCGGCCCATCGGCTCCCTGGTGAAACCGGCCATTTACCTGACCGCGCTTTTACAGCCGGAAGCATATACCATGCTCACCCCCCTGGATGACGGAGCCGTGGCGGTGGAAAATCCCGACGGCAGTATCTGGCGGCCCCAGAATTTTGATAGGCAATTCCACGGGCAGGTCCGGCTTTATAGGGCCCTGGTCAATTCCTACAACACCTCGGCGGTGCGGCTGGGGATGGCATTGGGGCTGGACCGGATCGGCGCGACCCTGGAAAAGATGGGATACACGCCCAGGGGAACCCTGCTGCCCTCCATGCTGCTGGGAAGCCTGGAGATGTCGCCCATGCAGGTGGCCCAGCTCTACCACTGCCTGGCGGCCGGTGGGTTTTATATCCCGGCTAAATCCATCCGGGCGGTATACACCCCCCGGGGGCAGGCCCTGAGCCGGTATCCCCTCTCCATTGACCAGCGCCTGGATCCCGGGGCGGTCTTTTTGGTGAGCAAAATCCTCCAGGCCGTGGTGGACCAGGGGTCGGGCCGGTCCCTGGAAAAATGGATGCCCAAATCCATGGGCACGGCCGGAAAAACCGGGACCACAAACGATCTGAGGGACAGCTGGTTTGCTGGATTCACCGGCAGCCGCCTGGCTGTCGCCTGGACCGGCCGGGACGACAACAAGCCGGCCGGGCTTACCGGTGCTTCCGGCGCCCTTCAGATCTTCGGCCGGGTCATGTCCCGGGTTTCCAATACCCCCCTGGTGCTTTCCGCCCCTGAAAATATAGAATGGGCCGCCGTGGATATGGTGTCCGGCATGGTCACCGACCCGGATTGCCCCGGTGCCGTGGCCGTGCCCTTTATCAAGGGATCCGGCCCGGTCCAATACCGGCCCTGCAGCTATCGCAGAACTGCAGGCGGGCAACGGCGTTCTCCCTCCCGGCCGGTACCTGAAAAGGTTAAGCCCAAATACCTCATAGACTGGTTAAAGGAGATTTTTTAA
- a CDS encoding DUF2914 domain-containing protein, translating into MKIPYLYISAVLLFLAMGLNLLSPETGRAQSGMPEMVLDRAVICEAMENYQPVNPAVIFSMARGEVFCFSEFNPVRVKTHIFHKWYKQDKLIFTMRLVLSPPKWSSFSRIQLRDADKGPWRVEIQDKAGHILETLRFSISD; encoded by the coding sequence ATGAAAATACCATATCTATACATATCCGCCGTTTTACTATTCCTCGCCATGGGACTGAACTTATTGTCCCCGGAAACGGGCCGGGCCCAGAGCGGAATGCCGGAGATGGTTCTGGACCGGGCCGTGATCTGCGAGGCCATGGAGAACTACCAGCCGGTAAACCCGGCCGTGATTTTTTCCATGGCCCGGGGGGAAGTCTTCTGCTTCTCGGAATTCAATCCGGTCCGGGTCAAAACCCATATTTTCCACAAATGGTACAAGCAGGACAAACTGATTTTCACCATGCGCCTGGTCCTTAGCCCGCCCAAATGGTCGTCTTTCAGCCGGATCCAGCTCAGGGACGCGGACAAGGGCCCCTGGCGGGTGGAAATCCAGGACAAGGCCGGCCATATTTTAGAAACCCTTAGGTTCAGCATTTCGGATTAA